Genomic DNA from Nyctibius grandis isolate bNycGra1 chromosome Z, bNycGra1.pri, whole genome shotgun sequence:
AGAACAGGGAGGGGGTGGCAATCCTCTTGAAGTGTGTGTTACTCCACAATGTAGTGCTCTTATAAAAACTGAGAATAGGATAAAATAGTACGGCTAACTCTTATCCTAAAGAATGAAGGACTCCAGCTTCAGTCAGCTAAAGCTTCACAAATATAAGTGTGCTTGAAGTACATTTTAAGTTCTAGAGAAGTCTTCCTTTCTAAGTTGGTAGgcagaaaacagtaatttaagGGCAATCAGTATCACAAGCTTCATCCTATGGAAATATATACTCGATAGAGATTATGGAGACTATCACATAGCCAGTATACTTTTGTTAATTTCATATGTGATGGATATTATTTTCATTGGATCAGATCTACTAGTCAAAACTAGCAGGACATCAAATAAGCAAGCACGTGGTAAGTTAAGTTATAAAGCATGTTAAAACTTGCTCTAAATTATGTCACTTGTTTGATGCCACGTTGCAAACTAGAAGTGGGAATTGTGgaatttcccttttaaattttttttttaattcaaattcgAAGTGTGAGACCTGATACTTAAAAGATACCTCTCTGTTTTTAGCTGTAATTGCACACGAGTTCACCTGGCTACTTACCTTAAGGGCTAAAATTTTAGTTCTTCCAGTTTGACTTCACTAGATACCTAAAACGGACTTGGAACAAATGTCCACCTTCCTAAGATAAATTAGAAATGCaggataaaatatttacaggtgtaactctgaaaacaaagtaCACGTTATAGAAAATAAGATGTTTATATAATGCTGTTAGTCACAAATAGTTTGTGGTCTCTGCCTGCTGGTGGCTtgaattacaaaatatttggtTATAGTACTTCCTTAAAATACTGCTGATCCTTATAGCTGTGCTAGACATTTGTGCAGTGATCTGCGCCTTCCCCCCGCCACCTACAACACGTGGATCAATTCCCCCAGTCAGTTTGCAATGCTGTGGGTGTAGTGGTGGACCCAATGTGTAGTGAGTGCATCCTGGTGGCAGCATTACTACTAAAAAAACTCTGTGATGCCAGGCCTCAATTTCTTATGTGCACCTGTTCTGAGATTTCATAGAAATTTGCAAATAGCAGGTTAAAAGCCACAGTTTGAGAATTAAAAGCTAAAATGCTACTGGGGTAGCTTaaagaaaagagggggaaaaaagcgaAATCTTGCGCTGAACAGCCTACAGCAAAACTCAGAAGTGGACACAGCGCATACTTCTTGAACAAATTTTCTTACCAGTTTTTTTGGGTGGCAGTTATTCTTAGAGCTGTTGAGAAAGTTATTCAGAGGCACTAAATTTTTCTTGAAAGTAGTAAAAATGAAAGGAGCTGTGTCTCTCAAATACTTCAATATTTCATTAACCTTTTAACTTGTAGATTAAAATtttggaagacattttttataaaCTGTATTGGCTTTTGCAGTTAGAGGTTTGGTTTGAAATTCAAACCTCCATTGCATTATTAGGCAAGGACATTTGGGTGGCAATCTAAGTTGTTTAAGGATATCCTGTTCTTGATCAATTTACCTGCATGAGGTAGTACTTACAAAAAAAGACACCCAGTTCTGTAATCCAGTTCTAGACTGCAGTTTTCTCAACAGCTACAGCTGTAGCAGCTGCATAACTGTGAAGTGGTCCCTTCACAGAGTATTGAAAcggaaaaaaaagatgctcaAGGGGAAACAGGACTAACAAACAAGAATGATGCAGTGCCTgtgaaataaagatgaaaataagaTTGGCTTATTATAAATCTTGTTGCAACTCAGCCTTGCAGTGTATTTCTACATAAAAGCAATTGCTGAATCATAAGGACAAGTGTATTTAAACGATGGTAACACAGTACTGCTGCCCTCTTAAATTTGTGCATTTGCAGCGACTTAACACCAACCAGCCTTAGAGATAGGCCATGAGTATTGCCTTTTACCTTAAAAAGGTATTTCAGCAATTCAGTCACAGCTGTTCTTACAACTCTGAAAGCTGATGAGCTATCTGTactaatttatttcttcccttctcatcAGCTCTTTCCTGATGGTATTTTTAAGCTCATCTGCAGGATGTTGAAGAAACTGTAGCTCACATAAAAATCTTGAAAGGCTTCAGGGACTGCTTTCCCCATGAGAGGATAAAGCATTACTAGCATCCAGGAAGTGTGTGGTAAGTTGCAATTATAATGAAATCTATGTCACTGCTGAAGTGAGTATAAAACATTCTTGTCAAACTCTGAAGTGTGAATTAACATCAAATACTTGCGTCTCAGTAATGTATCTGACTTACTAGCTTTATTTTGTCAGATGCAGCTGAatcagctctgttttcttactAAACTTCGATTTGTAGTGTTAGTACTATGGAAATAGTTTCTCACGAAAATTATCTGCCTCTCACAGtctttttctagaaaaacagaCTACTtttgttcattaatttttaatttgcaacAGAATATTTTTGGCTGAACTATTCACCTTTTTATTGTCACTAAATAACAATGTAATTACTAAccagtaattttttaaagaaacctttTAGTCTTTTAATGACagtcatatttcattttattttaggatttttccttctgtctcacTGACAAACTCACCAAATTCCAGAGAAACAcaaactgttttttctgaagttgttGAAGCTGATATGAGCAGAGTGGAGGGCATTTTTTTTAGCCCTGCAAAGCTACCTGGTATCTGAAATGCTGAAGAGGAAACTACGGTTTTGCCACAACTCGCGCTTCAGGCTTTTCTTGGGTCTAACTCTTATTTTGGTAATAATTTCCGTTTTGAAAGTTAACCAGAAACAAGACTTCCTAAATCAGAGACATTTAGAGCTGACAGGAGAAGATCCTATTGGCAATATTAACTGCACCAAGATTATAGAGGGGAATATAGAAGAAATTCAAAAGGTAAAGCTTGAGACGTTGTCAGTGTCGTTTAAAAAACGCCCCAGACTAACAGCAAATGATTATATTAACATGACAGCAGACTGTGCCTCCTTCACCAAGACTAGGAAATACATTATGGAACCTCTCAGCAGTGAAGAAGCAGAATTTCCAATTGCTTACTCAATAGTAGTTTATCACAAAATCGATATGCTTGATAGACTTCTAAGATCAATCTATGCCCCTCAGAATTTTTACTGCATTCATGTTGACAAAAAGTCTCCAGaatctttttttgctgctgtgaaaGGAATAGTCTCATGTTTTGATAATGTCTTTATTTCCAGCCAGTTAGAGAGTGTTGTATATGCTTCATGGAGCAGGGTGCAGGCAGACATTAACTGCATGAAAGATCTCTACAGAAGAAGTTCAAACTGGAAATACCTAATAAACCTCTGTGGCATGGACTTTCCTATAAAGACCAACCAGGAAATAGTAGAGAAATTAAAAGCCCTTAAAGGTGAAAACAGCTTGGAAACGGAAAAAATGCCTGTTTATAAAGAAGTAAGGTGGAAAAAACACCATGAGATTATTGATGGTAAAATAATGAACACAGGCATAGACAAACAACTACCACCTCTCAGTACTCCAATTTTTTCTGGTAGTGCCTATTTTGTAGTTAGCAGAAGATTTGTAGAATATGTGttagaaagcagcaaaatactTAAGTTCATTGAATGGGCAAAAGATACTTACAGCCCAGATGAGTACCTGTGGGCAACGATTCAGAGAATCCCTGAAGTCCCGGGTGCAGTTTCTTCTAGTGACAAGTACGATGTTTCTGACATGAACGCACTGGCCAGGTTTGTCAAGTGGCAGTACTTTGAAGGTGACGTGTCCAAAGGTGCACCCTACCCACCATGCAGTGGAGTTCACGTTCGCTCTGTCTGTGTTTTTGGGGCAGGAGACCTGAACTGGATTCTACGAAACCACCACTTCTTTGCTAATAAGTTTGATACTGATGTTGACCCTTTTGCAGTGAAATGTTTGGAAGAGTATTTGCGACATAAAGCTTTGTATCTGCAAAAGAACTGAGATACTGCATGCTCCTATTATGAAACGTAGGTACAAATAGTACACACCTATGTACTTTAACATGTAACACTCATGGTGGTGATGCTGATGATGGGTATAACGTATCTCACCATGTTGGTATGGTGCTGATGACACCCTCCCTGCCTTGCCTGTGGACAAGGGGGAGAGAAGACATGTCTCAAGTGAAGATGGGGATGCCTTGTGTTGCACACTGAGGCTTGGAACTTTGGGTACAAATCAAAGACAGCAATTTTTGGAAGGCTAACTATTTGGGATATTTATTATCTAAAAGGTGTAATTAATGGACTTCCTTTGgctaaattatttgttttaaggcTTGGAAAACACATGTTGTGCGTGGttattcctcatttttttcccatgaatGTAATGCTAGCTGTAAGGGAAAGatgaagaggggggaaaaaaggctggGCTGCACACAGACTTCACACTGAGTACTGAAAGGTCTCAGGAAAGTAACATTAGAATTGATCTGAAAACGATACAAAAGGGAATATACCAAAGCCAGCTGTCATCATTTAACTGAAATCTGATTGCTGTAGTTCTGTAATATGTAATTCTTAATCCTCCTGAAAATTTCATCTTCAGCATGGAGTGTTAAGGACTTGTGTTTCAATTTTTGTAGCCAAATCTTGCTTTTGTACTCTTAAACCCCCCTGACAATGTGATATAAAGTTTATACACTAGTTTGTACTTATATCTTCTCAGGGAAACTTCAGTTTTGTGCCTGATGAGAGTTAGACTTGTAATTTTACACTTCTTATTGTATCAGGAGTCTTGCTTTTGGATCCAAAATGACTTGAGTTTCTCAAAAACTTAAAAGAACTGCGGTAGTGTCTAAATGTCACTGATGGaactgctgttttctgctttctgtcaaGCTCAACTTGCATTCCGGATTCTTTTGAGTATgcaaaaataaacttatttttctaaatgataTCGCCTCTTCCTACAATTAAAGTCCTTCTAAAAGTACCACCAAAAAATCCTAATGATGAagacctaaaatatttttactctaGGTTGCATACTCAACTGCAGCTGAGACAAGTCCTGCCTTTCCTCTGTATGTTCATTCATTCATGTGTCTATGCTAGTTTAGGTTTAACTGGTGCAGCTGATTAgtatttatttgctgcttttagtggaaggaaaaggaggaaatctGGATGAGTTTTGTTCTGGGTTAGGTCCCTGCTTAGTTTAGCTGCTGCATGTGGCACAGAAGCATGGTGATGAGAGAATGGGACACTGTGAGGGATGATACTTCTTTCCATATCAATGCAGGTTTGTCATATGTAGTTACTGCCAGGTGTCTTATCTTCCTCCACTCCTGAGATGACAGTGGAATTCTTTACAGGCACTAGCAAATGGCAAAAGAGActaaattttttgtttcttgaacTGTTGCTGTGATGGCAGCATGTGTTTCTTACAAAGGTAGTTTGTAATGAAGTTTCTCCTAAGGTGTGCCCCAATACTTAGACATTAACATAATGACCTCCTGCTTACTGTTAATCATGCAAACAGCTAGGGAGGCAAGCAATTTAATCTGAAATAGGGCCTATTCTTGCCAACCCCCTCCTTCAAAACCACCTCAAAGCTGTCCAGGGAGTGTTCTGAGACACACACATGATACATAAACAGGTAATTAAAGCCTGTGAGCTGAGGCAATGGAGGGAAATAACCTGTCTTCCCCACCCTTTGGCTTTTTGACAAGAATGCTCTTATGGACAGTGCTCTACCACCTTTGCAGAAGCTACAACAAGGTGTAACTTCACTGCATATAGTACTGGGAAATTCCAGGAAGTAGTGTTATATTTTTAGCAGAAAggaagctgtttgtttttaagaacttCCACCTAAAGACAAGCTACATGA
This window encodes:
- the GCNT1 gene encoding beta-1,3-galactosyl-O-glycosyl-glycoprotein beta-1,6-N-acetylglucosaminyltransferase, yielding MLKRKLRFCHNSRFRLFLGLTLILVIISVLKVNQKQDFLNQRHLELTGEDPIGNINCTKIIEGNIEEIQKVKLETLSVSFKKRPRLTANDYINMTADCASFTKTRKYIMEPLSSEEAEFPIAYSIVVYHKIDMLDRLLRSIYAPQNFYCIHVDKKSPESFFAAVKGIVSCFDNVFISSQLESVVYASWSRVQADINCMKDLYRRSSNWKYLINLCGMDFPIKTNQEIVEKLKALKGENSLETEKMPVYKEVRWKKHHEIIDGKIMNTGIDKQLPPLSTPIFSGSAYFVVSRRFVEYVLESSKILKFIEWAKDTYSPDEYLWATIQRIPEVPGAVSSSDKYDVSDMNALARFVKWQYFEGDVSKGAPYPPCSGVHVRSVCVFGAGDLNWILRNHHFFANKFDTDVDPFAVKCLEEYLRHKALYLQKN